The Streptomyces seoulensis genome contains a region encoding:
- a CDS encoding adenine phosphoribosyltransferase: MTSIQELLLSRIRDVADYPEPGVMFKDITPLLADPAAFTALTDTLAELAANAGATKIVGLEARGFILGAPVAVRAGLGFIPVRKAGKLPGATLRQAYDLEYGSAEIEVHAEDLSDGDRVFIVDDVLATGGTAEAAIKLIERAGAQVCGVAVLMELGFLGGRARLEPALDGAPLEALLQV; this comes from the coding sequence ATGACCTCCATCCAGGAGCTTCTGCTCAGCCGTATCCGCGACGTGGCCGACTACCCGGAGCCGGGCGTGATGTTCAAGGACATCACCCCGCTCCTGGCCGACCCCGCCGCGTTCACCGCCCTCACCGACACTCTGGCGGAACTCGCCGCGAACGCAGGGGCGACCAAGATCGTCGGACTGGAGGCGCGGGGCTTCATCCTGGGCGCGCCGGTCGCCGTCCGCGCCGGCCTCGGCTTCATCCCCGTCCGCAAGGCCGGCAAGCTCCCCGGAGCGACGCTGCGCCAGGCGTACGACCTGGAGTACGGCTCCGCCGAGATCGAGGTGCACGCCGAGGACCTGTCCGACGGCGACCGCGTGTTCATCGTGGACGACGTGCTCGCCACCGGCGGCACCGCCGAGGCCGCGATCAAGCTGATCGAGCGCGCCGGCGCGCAGGTCTGCGGCGTCGCGGTCCTCATGGAGCTGGGCTTCCTCGGCGGCCGCGCCCGCCTGGAGCCCGCCCTGGACGGCGCGCCCCTGGAGGCGCTGCTCCAGGTCTGA
- the secD gene encoding protein translocase subunit SecD produces MAAPKKGRGASTQSKPGRSLVLILIAIVAMTGGMFLAGHTTPRLGIDLAGGTSITLKAKADQGSAINKANMDTAVDIMNRRVNGLGVSEAEVQTQGDDHIIVNIPKGTNSKEAQQQVGTTAKLYFRPVLASEPSGGATPKPSPSTSSGASGSPSPSASPSGDQKASAPTGSASPSATATSQGRAVSDALKADATPSPTGSPSTKSSGAPASPSAPATGGTDDTKKLQAAYAALDCTKPADRAKAGQANKPSEPVVACGEINKVWYKYVLGPAAVDGTEVKKASAVFDTQGASGWQVQMTFTSSGAKKFADITGELAKNQQPQNEFGIVLDGDVVSSPFVQQAITGGQAEISGRFTQEEAQSLSNMLSYGALPLSFQEETVTTVTAALGGEQLKAGLLAGAIGLVLVVIYLVAYYRGLSLVAMASLLVSAILTYVIMSLLGPAIGFALNLPAVCGAIVAIGITADSFIVYFERIRDEIREGRSLRPAVERAWPRARRTILVSDFVSFLAAAVLFIVTVGKVQGFAFTLGLTTVLDVVVVFFFTKPLMTLLARRRFFAEGHKWSGLDPQSLGAKPPLRRTRRPSGPSAGPVDPKGA; encoded by the coding sequence GTGGCAGCACCTAAGAAGGGCCGGGGCGCGAGCACCCAGAGCAAGCCAGGGCGCTCGCTGGTCCTCATCCTGATCGCCATCGTGGCGATGACCGGAGGCATGTTCCTCGCGGGTCACACCACCCCGCGTCTCGGCATCGACCTTGCCGGCGGCACGAGCATCACGCTCAAGGCGAAGGCCGACCAGGGGTCGGCGATCAACAAGGCCAACATGGACACCGCGGTCGACATCATGAACCGCCGTGTCAACGGCCTTGGTGTCTCCGAGGCCGAGGTGCAGACCCAGGGTGACGATCACATCATCGTCAACATCCCCAAGGGCACCAACTCCAAGGAGGCCCAGCAGCAGGTCGGCACCACCGCCAAGCTGTACTTCCGCCCGGTCCTGGCCAGCGAGCCCAGCGGCGGCGCCACCCCCAAGCCTTCGCCGAGCACCTCCTCCGGCGCCAGCGGCTCCCCGAGCCCGTCCGCCAGCCCCTCCGGCGACCAGAAGGCGTCCGCGCCCACCGGCTCCGCCTCGCCGAGCGCCACGGCCACCTCGCAGGGCCGCGCCGTCAGCGACGCGCTGAAGGCCGACGCCACCCCGTCGCCGACCGGCTCCCCGAGCACCAAGTCCTCCGGCGCCCCGGCCAGCCCCTCCGCGCCGGCCACCGGTGGCACGGACGACACCAAGAAGCTCCAGGCCGCCTACGCGGCCCTGGACTGCACCAAGCCCGCCGACCGGGCCAAGGCCGGCCAGGCCAACAAGCCCAGCGAGCCCGTCGTGGCCTGCGGCGAGATCAACAAGGTCTGGTACAAGTACGTCCTCGGCCCCGCCGCCGTGGACGGCACCGAGGTGAAGAAGGCCAGCGCGGTCTTCGACACCCAGGGCGCCTCCGGCTGGCAGGTGCAGATGACCTTCACCTCCTCCGGCGCCAAGAAGTTCGCCGACATCACCGGCGAGCTGGCCAAGAACCAGCAGCCGCAGAACGAGTTCGGCATCGTCCTCGACGGCGACGTGGTCTCCAGCCCGTTCGTGCAGCAGGCCATCACCGGCGGCCAGGCCGAGATCTCCGGCCGGTTCACGCAGGAGGAGGCCCAGAGCCTCTCCAACATGCTGTCCTACGGCGCGCTCCCGCTGTCCTTCCAGGAGGAGACCGTCACCACGGTCACCGCCGCGCTCGGTGGCGAGCAGCTCAAGGCCGGTCTGCTGGCCGGCGCCATCGGCCTCGTCCTGGTCGTGATCTACCTGGTGGCCTACTACCGCGGGCTGTCGCTCGTGGCCATGGCCTCCCTGCTGGTCTCCGCGATCCTCACCTACGTGATCATGTCGCTGCTCGGCCCGGCCATCGGCTTCGCGCTGAACCTGCCCGCCGTCTGCGGTGCCATCGTCGCCATCGGTATCACCGCGGACTCGTTCATCGTGTACTTCGAACGCATCCGGGACGAGATCCGCGAGGGCCGCTCGCTGCGCCCCGCCGTGGAGCGGGCCTGGCCGCGCGCCCGGCGCACCATCCTGGTCTCCGACTTCGTGTCGTTCCTCGCCGCCGCGGTGCTCTTCATCGTCACCGTCGGCAAGGTCCAGGGCTTCGCGTTCACGCTCGGTCTGACCACCGTCCTCGACGTCGTGGTGGTCTTCTTCTTCACCAAGCCGCTCATGACCCTGCTGGCCCGCCGCAGGTTCTTCGCCGAAGGCCACAAGTGGTCCGGGCTCGACCCGCAGAGCCTGGGTGCCAAGCCGCCGCTGCGCCGCACCCGCCGTCCCTCCGGTCCCTCCGCGGGCCCCGTCGACCCCAAGGGGGCGTGA
- the secF gene encoding protein translocase subunit SecF, which translates to MSKLGSIGARLHRGEVSYDFIGKRKIWYGVSILITITAILGLAVRGLNMGIDFQGGAVFTTPTKMSASVAQVEEYAQDASGHEAVVQKLGNGSLRIQIAGIDTGKSDEIKQTLAKDLKIDSERLNADLVGPSWGEQIANKAWQGLAIFMVLVVIYLAIAFEWRMAIAALVALIHDITITVGIYALVGFEVTPGTVIGLLTILGYSLYDTVVVFDSLKEQTKDITKQTRFTYSDIANHSINSTLVRSINTTVVALLPVAGLLFIGGGFLGAGTLNDISLSLFVGLAAGAYSSIFIATPLVADLKEREPAMKALRKRVLAKRAQAAAGEAHGESRSATGEPSDDASPAVVGPRDQSAPRNRGRGRPSGKRR; encoded by the coding sequence ATGTCGAAACTCGGTTCTATCGGCGCGCGGCTGCACCGCGGTGAGGTCAGCTACGACTTCATCGGCAAGCGCAAGATCTGGTACGGCGTCTCCATCCTGATCACCATCACGGCCATCCTCGGCCTGGCGGTGCGCGGCCTGAACATGGGCATCGACTTCCAGGGCGGCGCCGTCTTCACCACCCCGACCAAGATGAGCGCCTCGGTCGCCCAGGTCGAGGAGTACGCCCAGGACGCCTCCGGCCACGAGGCGGTCGTCCAGAAGCTCGGCAACGGCAGCCTGCGCATCCAGATCGCCGGCATCGACACCGGCAAGTCCGACGAGATCAAGCAGACCCTCGCCAAGGACCTCAAGATCGACTCCGAGCGGCTCAACGCCGACCTGGTCGGCCCGAGCTGGGGTGAGCAGATCGCCAACAAGGCGTGGCAGGGCCTGGCGATCTTCATGGTGCTCGTGGTGATCTACCTGGCGATCGCCTTCGAGTGGCGCATGGCCATCGCGGCCCTCGTCGCGCTGATCCACGACATCACCATCACCGTCGGCATCTACGCCCTCGTCGGCTTCGAGGTCACGCCCGGCACGGTCATCGGTCTGCTGACCATCCTCGGTTACTCGCTCTACGACACGGTCGTCGTCTTCGACAGCCTCAAGGAGCAGACCAAGGACATCACCAAGCAGACCCGCTTCACCTACAGCGACATCGCCAACCACTCGATCAACAGCACCCTGGTGCGCTCCATCAACACCACGGTGGTCGCACTGCTCCCGGTGGCGGGCCTGCTGTTCATCGGCGGCGGTTTCCTCGGAGCGGGCACCCTCAACGACATCTCACTGTCGCTGTTCGTCGGCCTCGCGGCCGGCGCGTACTCCTCGATCTTCATCGCCACGCCGCTCGTCGCCGACCTCAAGGAGCGCGAGCCCGCGATGAAGGCCCTCCGCAAGCGGGTCCTGGCCAAGCGTGCCCAGGCCGCCGCCGGGGAAGCGCACGGGGAGTCCCGGTCCGCCACCGGAGAACCGTCCGACGACGCGTCGCCCGCCGTGGTGGGCCCGCGTGACCAGTCCGCACCCCGCAACCGGGGCCGCGGCCGACCCTCTGGAAAGCGCCGATGA
- the yajC gene encoding preprotein translocase subunit YajC, protein MNVYTLLPFIVLIAVMFLMTRSAKKKQQQAANMRNEMQPGSGVRTIGGMYATVKEVTEDTVLLDAGPGVELIFAKNAIGAVLSDDEYNRIIHGIEHDLKSDSEIVPDDASALTATDAEHKAVDFGKKDDAEPAEDKAVADKAETVEAADKPEAGNDAVADKAEPAESPKKTDGDADTK, encoded by the coding sequence GTGAATGTCTATACCCTTCTCCCCTTCATCGTGCTCATCGCGGTCATGTTCCTGATGACGCGCTCGGCCAAGAAGAAGCAGCAGCAGGCTGCCAACATGCGGAACGAGATGCAGCCCGGCTCGGGTGTCCGCACGATCGGGGGGATGTACGCGACGGTCAAGGAAGTCACCGAGGACACCGTCCTCCTCGACGCCGGGCCGGGCGTCGAGCTGATCTTCGCCAAGAACGCGATCGGCGCCGTCCTCTCCGACGACGAGTACAACCGCATCATCCACGGCATCGAGCACGACCTGAAGTCGGACTCCGAGATCGTCCCGGACGACGCGTCCGCCCTCACCGCGACCGACGCCGAGCACAAGGCCGTCGACTTCGGCAAGAAGGACGACGCCGAGCCCGCCGAGGACAAGGCCGTCGCCGACAAGGCGGAGACCGTCGAGGCCGCCGACAAGCCCGAGGCCGGGAACGACGCGGTCGCCGACAAGGCCGAGCCCGCCGAGTCGCCGAAGAAGACCGACGGCGACGCCGACACGAAGTAG